In Myxococcus stipitatus, the following are encoded in one genomic region:
- a CDS encoding sensor histidine kinase, with translation MKLSLATRIFLGYAVVLVTFGLVSLFSVAELHRNRLEIRLVSQGYLQLSQDAAEMEMNHANQQRHTSRMLEEDSAEIRRAIIRLARVYVPTTFVSQRLATTRERATQLRAMAPDSEVPFIRELEARLAELDTRYREYGRAAESVFDAFSKQSPDKAQVERATADVLTMEDAIGRELRLLRLSLSNRIRERVDGAEERERQTGLAIISLSVAAILLGLGATAWSARTLRPVRTLIEGVSRIGKGDYSAQLGVRGHDEVAVLARAFDQMARSLQAREAQIKAQAEALMRAEQLAAVGRISAQIVHEVRNPLSSIGLNVELLGDAVERATFPEPSEVDEVKDLLSAVTHEVDRLADVTEHYLRMARPQRPDLDPRDVMAVLDGVLDFSREELMRAGVEVVREFSPETPPVLADEGQLRQVFLNLLRNSREAMPHGGQLTISTRPMEQDVEVTVKDTGQGMTEEVRQHLFEPFFTTKEGGTGLGLAVSQQILQAHGGSLSCQSIPGQGTAFVLRLPRA, from the coding sequence ATGAAGCTCTCCCTGGCCACCCGCATCTTCCTGGGCTACGCGGTGGTGCTCGTCACCTTCGGCCTGGTGTCCCTCTTCAGCGTCGCGGAGCTGCACCGCAACCGGCTGGAAATCCGGCTGGTGAGCCAGGGCTATCTCCAGCTCTCCCAGGACGCGGCGGAGATGGAGATGAATCACGCCAACCAGCAGCGGCACACCTCGCGCATGCTGGAGGAGGACAGCGCGGAGATTCGCCGCGCCATCATCCGCCTGGCGCGCGTCTACGTGCCGACGACGTTCGTATCCCAGCGGCTGGCCACGACGCGCGAGCGCGCGACCCAGCTTCGCGCCATGGCCCCCGACAGCGAGGTGCCCTTCATCCGGGAGCTGGAGGCGCGGCTGGCGGAACTGGACACGCGCTACCGGGAATACGGCCGCGCCGCGGAGAGCGTCTTCGACGCCTTCAGCAAGCAGTCCCCGGACAAGGCCCAGGTGGAGCGCGCCACGGCGGATGTGCTGACCATGGAGGACGCCATCGGCCGCGAGCTGCGCCTCTTGCGCCTGTCGTTGTCCAACCGCATCCGCGAGCGCGTGGACGGCGCGGAGGAGCGCGAACGGCAGACGGGCCTGGCCATCATCAGCCTCTCCGTCGCGGCCATCCTCCTGGGCCTGGGCGCCACGGCGTGGTCCGCGCGGACGCTGCGCCCGGTGCGCACGCTCATCGAGGGTGTGTCCCGCATCGGCAAGGGCGACTACAGCGCGCAGCTCGGCGTGCGGGGCCATGACGAGGTGGCGGTGCTCGCGCGCGCGTTCGACCAGATGGCGCGCTCACTCCAGGCGCGCGAGGCCCAGATCAAGGCCCAAGCGGAGGCGCTGATGCGCGCCGAGCAGCTCGCCGCCGTGGGCCGCATCTCCGCGCAAATCGTCCACGAGGTGCGCAATCCCCTGTCCTCCATCGGACTCAACGTGGAGCTGCTCGGCGACGCGGTGGAGCGCGCCACCTTCCCGGAGCCCAGCGAGGTCGACGAGGTGAAGGACCTGCTGTCCGCCGTCACCCACGAGGTGGACCGGCTGGCGGACGTCACCGAGCATTACCTGCGCATGGCCCGCCCCCAGCGTCCGGATCTGGACCCTCGCGACGTGATGGCCGTCCTGGACGGCGTGCTGGACTTCTCCCGCGAGGAGCTGATGCGCGCGGGCGTGGAGGTGGTGCGCGAGTTCTCCCCGGAGACTCCGCCCGTGCTCGCGGACGAGGGACAGCTGCGCCAGGTCTTCCTCAATCTGCTGCGCAACAGTCGCGAGGCGATGCCCCACGGGGGCCAGCTCACCATCTCCACCCGCCCCATGGAGCAGGACGTGGAGGTGACGGTGAAGGACACAGGTCAGGGCATGACGGAGGAGGTGCGCCAGCACCTCTTCGAGCCGTTCTTCACGACCAAGGAGGGTGGCACCGGCCTGGGGTTGGCGGTGAGTCAACAGATTCTCCAGGCCCACGGGGGCTCGCTCTCCTGCCAGAGTATTCCCGGCCAGGGCACGGCCTTCGTGTTAAGGCTTCCTCGCGCATGA